In the genome of Urocitellus parryii isolate mUroPar1 chromosome 7, mUroPar1.hap1, whole genome shotgun sequence, the window CAAGGCTGACTTCACCATTTCAAGCCCAAATTAGTTGACCAGAATGATGATAATATCAACCGGAACTGCTTTTACTAACAATCATTCTCATTGTATTCCTCAGGCATCAAAGGCCTTCTATCAACATTTGCTGGGGGTggaaatgatgaatggatagatgataGAAGAAGTTAATTTGAGGGTAAATTATATGTTATATAGTTTTATACCTACTGAGATTAGAGTATGGTGAAACAGTCGAGCAAGTGTTAGAAATTTCAGCCTAAAcctttgaaaaagaaagcaataaaaatatacttttaagaactatgtgcacacacacacacacacacacacacaccaaaaaaaactGTATGCACAAAAGTGGCAGCTGAGACCATATGAATGGATGAAATGGCATAGAGAGTAAGTATACAGAGAAAAGAAGTAAGATCTGATGACCACACTTGGGGTCTCTCTGAATTTATAGGagtaaatgaagaagagaaataaagagaaaagacaatgTGTACCACCATTTGCcatactattaaaatatatttacacatatttatacatttctagtaggctttctttttcttgacaCTGTATAGTCTTGCCTAAAATAAGTATGACAAGAAATGCAAGCTAAAGACCACCACCCACCCACTTGTCTCAGTAAGAGATTTTTGAGACTTCCACATCTCAGTCTTACTACTTTTACTCCACTCAAATCTAAcagaatgaaaattaatattattttaattagaaagcctataatatttagtttttcaataGTAATATATTGAATACTGTTTTATGCCCAGTGCTATATGGAAGTGAAAGTTAAGTCTCCAGCCttcaaggaaattaaaatctATTTGGGCTCTAAAAAACTAGTGaacaaaaaactattaaaattcaaTTAAGAGGTGAACTGTATGATCCAGACCAAACAGCATTGCATCCATTGAGAAAGAAACAATCCCTGCTCTTTTTCCCTAATTCAGAAAACTGAAAGTGGAGCTAATCCTAACAGCTGTACTTTCTATTAAAAGTTCAATCACACTATATAGTAAATTTCTCTATACCTATATTTCTTTTCCCATGTTTCAAAAGGTCTCAATTACTTTTATAtctagtgcctggcacatgatagCCATTCAATTAAATGTTCACTGGGTGAAATAATAAATCAGAGGCAAAGCAAAGCCCAAAGTAGCAATATCTTTACTGTCTCCTAGGCAAATTCCCAAAGTTTTAAGGTTGAAATTAGTTAACGTAATAACTGCTACGGTTCTCCAACATAATCCCctcttaaaaggaaaatgaacctTGCAAACCACACAATCTGTAGTGTCTCCAAAACTTGAAATTACATACTAATCACCTAGATTGATGAAGGTTCTGATAAATTACAGTTAGGAGGAGGCTTGAGATTCCACATTCAAACAAGCGCCCAGGTAATGCTATTTTTCCAGTCACAGGACcgcactttttttgttttgttttgttagtatTAAAAGCTTGGATGGCATTGCAGAAGATATGTATGTAGTCTTAAAGCCAGAGTGAAGATCCTGCTCCCACATGTCCTAGTTGTATTACATAAGTCGACTCACTCTGTAAGCCTTCCTTTTTCATCAGTGGAAATAACAAAGAGTTAGTAACAATATATAGTTAATGTTTATTGAGTTCTCACCATGTACCAAGAACTAACATTTCATTCTTATGAATAGGGCTTAGGTTAAACAAACTGTCCAAGGAAAACTAGTAAATGGTAAACTGAGATGGATTAACCCAAGAAACCTAATTTTTAAACACTATATAACACTGCATTGTTCACTGGCCatgatgaagattaaataataattaatatttagctaacttttattgagtatttatatTCCAGACCCTAGTCTAAGCCTCCCTTGGGGTGTATTTACctatttatcttcataatagcccTAGGATGTGATTACCATTAGTAGCCtcatccttttttgttgttgttttaattagttatatatgacagtagaatacatttgacacatcatacataaatgaagtataacttctcattcttctggttgtacatgatgtagaattacaccagccatgtaatcatatatgcacaaagggtaataatgtccagatcattctactatcctccctACCTCTGTACCCATCTCCTCCCTCTGTCTAAGccaaagtatctctattctttcctagctctcctcccttattgtgaattagcatctccatatcagagaaaacattcagcctttggatctttgggattggcttatttcccttaacatgatgttctccagctccatccatttacctgcaaatgccataattttgttcttctttaaggctgagtaatattctattgtgtaccTAGGTTGagtccatagtttagctattatgaggtaagctgctataaaaatttatGTGGCTAATATTCCTatattaaaggttttttttaaaggcctAACCAAGTTAAATAGCCTAGCCCAAGGTCAAACATTCTCACAGCCAGGAACTGGAACCAAGCAGTGTAACTGCAGAGCTGGGTGCTCTTTTGCCAGGAAAGCAACAGACCCTCCCGGAGCTCTGAGTCAACTCTGGGGTcttgtgaggatggccttaggcctgagcctaaccaactccattttaaaactccagtttgaaacctgcagtctcaccaggcacacccacagagccctccagtatggcctcaaacaagttattttccttcaccctgataaacagagtgaagcccctggcaggctgtcctcacctGAGCGGGAAAGGCAataagatcagggtggagaccaccagaccagatgtttctgaccccgcagtaaatgatgtcactgagaaatccagtggtagctgataaggattaaAAGGGGGGGTCAAAAGCTCCaaattttagtataaataatagagccaatgaacagggattcagccagctgaaacaaggatgcactggagctggagagcctgatgaggacctgacatcccatcacttgtcatcgtttcctgagcctctgcatgatcctcaccactctcaaactctaccatctcatctggaccttggtgagaacCGCAACTTCTCCCTAAGACCCTCTCCTCAATCAGTAGTCCACTCCtcaccaggaaaagcctgccttggttccagacctgatcaccgtggtctgagtgagtgtgcatctgctggacttaaagcctaaggcttaagaattaaacttagcatgcagagggagtgtctgtcattagcctgtcatgattaagtgtgttttgcagcgctgagaattaattaatctagactTGTTTGCTGtggattatgtctattgcagtgcctagcattaaggattgtgttttcttgattaagaacctatagagtgaaattgtattgagtaatttgagtgaataaagcattgaaaggggcagaagcaggtggacattctttatttctcccctccacTGCATACAATTGCAATTTTGCCCCCTCGTCTACCGCTGGGGTCCTGGGGTCCGTGCACACCTGCACCACCAGTTCAGGGCGGTGTAACTGCCAGCCCCACTCCCTGGCAAAAcaacctttatgtatatctgtgGGATGTGTCTCTGCTCACATCCAGGACCCCCAAAGTGGGTTATAACTATGGTGCAATGATTTGTCCCGCCCAAGAAGGGGTGATTAACTACACATCTTTGATTGAAATGGTAGATTTACACGGAAACTTTAACACCCAGCGGACCAGTAACACACCTGACGCAGCCCCAGAAATTTGACCGGCCCGCGTCCGTCCCCGGGGACcgcctcctgcctctgcatcctGGGAGCCGCAGCCCCAACCAGTTCCGGGAACTTGTAGTCCAGGATCGAGCCTGTAGTCACTCTTCTAATCCTATCAGCTCTCCAACACCGCCCTCTGCCGGCCTTTCCTTGGGTCGCCGGGATCACAAGCCCCTAACCCGGAAGCGAACCTTCGTCTTCCGGGTTGAGCGACCGGGCTTCCGCACGTGGTTGAGTTGCCGggaccctgggccctgctcttgaGAGGTGACTTCAACAATTAACCTCAAAGCTAGGAGACCGATCCGGAGCCATGGAGGGCCAGAGCGTGGAGGCACTGCTGGCAAAGGCGGagcaggaagaggcagagaagtTGCAACGCATCACAGTGCACAAGGAGCTGGAGCTGGAATTTGACCTGGGTAACCTGCTGGCTTCCGACCGCAACCCCCCGACTGTGCTGCGGCAGGCGGGACCCACGCCGGAGGCCGAGCTGCGGGCCTTGGCACGGGACAATACGCAGCTGCTCATCAACCAGCTGTGGCAGCTGCCCACGGAGCGCGTGGAAGAGGCGCTGGTGGCCCGGCTGCCGGAGCCCACCACGCGCCTGCCGCGTGAGAAGCCAATCCCACGGCCGCGGCCGCTTACACGCTGGCAGCAGTTCGCGCGCCTTAAGGGCATCCGTCCCAAGAAGAAAACCAATCTAGTGTGGGACGAGGTGAGCGGCCAGTGGCGGCGGCGCTGGGGCTACAAGCGCGCCCGGGATGACACCAAGGAATGGCTGATCGAGGTTCCCGGTAGCGCCGACCCCCTAGAAGACCAGTTCGCCAAACGGATTCAGGCCAAGAAGGAACGCGTAGCCAAGAACGAGCTGAACAGGCTGCGTAATCTGGCCCGAGCGCACAAGATGCAGCTGCCCAGCGCGGCCGGTTTGCACCCTACCGGACACCAGAGTAAGGAGGAGCTGGGCCGCGCTATGCAAGTGGCCAAGATCTCCACCGCCTCAGTGGGGCGCTTCCAGGAGCGCCTCCCCAAGGAGAAGGCTCCTCAGGGTTCAGGCAAGAAGAGGAAGTTTCAGCCCCTTTTTGGGGACTTCGCAGCCGAGAAAAAGAACCAGTTGGAGCTACTTCGAGTCATGAACAGCAAAAAGCCTCAGCTGGATGTGACGAGAGCCACCAACAAGCAGATGAGAGAAGAGGACCAGGAGGAGGCCGCCAAGAGGAGAAAAATGAGCCAGAAGGGCAAGAGAAAAGGGAACCGGCAGGGTCCAGGAGGCAAGAGGAAAGGCGGCCCGCCCAGCcagaaggggaagagaaaaggaaatttgggAGGCAAGATGCATTCCGGGCCACCTGGCTTGGGTGGCAAGAGAAAAGGCGGACAGCAccaaggaggaaagaggaggaagtaACACTTCATTCACCCTTGGACCTGTTCTGTAAAGAACGAACTGTATGCTAAATGTTAAGTTTTTGGTACTGTCGCAGGGCGGGACCACTGTCTTCATTGAGTTTGAGGTTGAAAGGACAAAATTGTCCTCTCCTCAAGAAAGTATGTAAGTGTTGTTCGACTGTACAGATCAAAGTCTTTCCTACAAACGAGACCTTAGCTAGTGATGAAGGGTATATTTGAGGACACAAGggttagaaaaataatttgggcATTTTACTTTGGGGTTAAGGGGTGAAGGAGAGTTGGTGACATTTCAGAGACTTATGGtagattaatttatatattttagcatttgttatttttgtaacAAGGTTTTGTTATGCTCATCAGatctgggaggggagaggaaagatgACATTTTCCTAAGTTGATTTAAAGAAActgttgtggggctggggctgtagctcagtggtagagcactcacctagcatacatgaggcactgggttcaatcctcagcacctaaataaataaactgttgtGAGGTTATTTAATAAATGTGTCTGTATCTAGcattgctttttactttttgattattGGTGGAAGTTGTACTTGAAAACAGTGATCTGGATGTCCAGTACAGATTATTGTTTACTTTCTATTTAAATACAAAAGCAGTTATATTATACTAGTTTCAGCAAGCTACTTTTATCAGAAAAACTCAAAACTTATTTTGGTATAACATATAGTATTAAAAGTACAATAACTGATGGATGTCTCTTTGTAAGGAATGCTTGACATTTGTCAACCAGAACATATTGACATCTATAAATGATAAACTTGGGGTACTCTGCAAATAATGGTGATTAACCTTGTTAATCCAGAAAATACCTGCCTTCCTCAACACTGataaccccatttttttttttttaagcttgaagTCAAGTAGAGTCTGGGAAAGAGAAAGTGACCCACAAAATCCATATTTGGAACATTACTATCTTTTGATTCACTTGTGAAATTGGCCTGTGCTGGTTTGATCTTAGTAAAATCTCTGAAAATGACAGTAGATCCAGCATGAGGGGCATTTTTGCTGCTAGAGCTAAAAGCTACACtgctctttttagttttaactttaaaattatggGATTTTGTTGCTTATTtgggaatttgtttttaaagctttcttgatttagcagtagggtgtggcACTGGCCCCTGTAATTTAAGGGGGGGAAAAGACCCCTCGGGCTTATTTGCAAGGTTCAAACTTGAAGTCcagataattttaaagaattcagaGTGGAAAAAGACCCAGTCCTCTCCCTTTCTCCAAGTCTCCAACATGTGAGAAAGCCTTTGGAGAGGAGAGGTTTAAAGTGGGACTCCAGCCCCTGGCGAGAAGTTGTGGTGGACAGTTTCAAAGGTGAATGGTGAGACCTAGGGCTGGAGCTTTCACAGCCAGATTCTGACAACCCGCAGGAAAATGGTCCCAGGCCACTGCAGACTGAATCTTGGCCAGGTGACCTGGCACGGCCGGTGGGCCGAGTGGGCGGGAGGAGGGCCACGACTCGATTGGCAGGCAGCTGGGGCGGAGCGGCGCCGGGGAACCAAGAAGACATTCTAGCAGCCATGGCCGCCGCCGCCCGGGCCCGGGTCGCGCACTTGCTGAGGCAACTGCAGCGCGCAGCGTGAGTGCAGGCCGCCGAGCGGGTGGGCAGGGGCCGGAGGATACCGCAGCGCCCATGCAGTTCCCGGCATAAGATCTGCCTGGGCTCTCGCAGTGTTTTTCCAGTTGCTTTCAAGAATGTAGGGAAGCAGGTACCGCGGTGCTCCGGGGCACAACTGCATTGCCACAGAATAGCACATGCAATCTTGCACCATGCAATGTGGCAGGCTTTACTCACTTTATCTACcattaagaaaactgaggctcagggaagatAAGGCCTCGTCCCACATTGTGGCAGGCAGTGCATAGTGGCAGGGGTCACAGTGACCACGGTAAATTCATATACCCAATTGATAACTTATTAATTGGGTGTATGTTACATCTATGTATATTTAGGTTCTAGGAATAGACAATGGGGCAGTTTAAAGTCTAGTGGGGCCCATAAGGGTACAGATAATGGGAGAGGGGACAGACTGAGAACTGGCCTACCACAGATCGCACAGAAAGGGTGTACAAGGGAAGAAACCACATGGAGTTACACTTCCTAGCATATACAGGGAGTCTGGGTGATAAATGTTATGACAAGTCTGACTCCCAGTCCAGAAATGCCAGGTATATAGTAGTTGCTTGACAAATAGTGTTGAACATACAGGTGCACCTCTGGGCCTGGGAGAACATGGGAAGTTTGAACTAACAAGTAGAGATAAATGGAGGGGAAAGGAGACGGACTAGAGGGGAATTTCAGGCAGATGGAAGGGCAACACCAGAGACCAAGAGATGCAGTTCCAGGATCCAGAAGTAAAGTCTGGTCATACCCTTGTAGGAAGAAGtgagaatgaagaaaacagatggtgaaataccacacacaaaaaaaaatagctgacaCTGGGCCCTTACCATTGGGGCAAGGCACTGTCCACAAACTTTGCATGTACTATTAATAGCAGTAACTAACCCTTAAAACAACACTATGGCatactattattatatataataatagtatatattaTTAGCCTCTACTgtggacaaagaaagaaaggcatgAAGACTAATAATTTGTCCAGTGTCACAGAGCTAATTTGAATCCAGATGTTGTGGTTTCATAGGGCCTTGTTCTCAGGCCTATGCAAAAGAATACAAATTGTGTTCTGTAGATAACAGCTACTAAAACAATATTTCTAACCCTGAAACATTAATACCTTGAGATGCCCCATGGTAAAAGAATTCCATGACCAAGTAAGATTGGGAAACCACTGACTGCTGTTTGCCCTCTTGGAAACTCAGAATATACAATAGTATATAAAGGGCTCTGAGAAGTCCTGTAAGAAGCAGGGGAGGTAGTGTTCAGCTGTGTTAAAATTCTTTGTTCTAAATCTATATCATCATGCAACTCTTTTTTATCACATACCGATCATACCCCTTGGAACCAGTGTCATGCAGAATATGTTTTTGGAGTGGTTGCATGAGAAAGGAGTGTGGCATGAGTAGAATCATGTCAGCATATTCTGGTGGCAGTGTGCAGTGGAAAGGGAAGACAAGGTGTGTACTGAGATTTGACAAGAACTCTAATAGGGAAGAAGGCTCAGTACTGCAGCTCACATAGAAAAGGAGTTTACCTGAAACTGGGGCCTTACAGAAAGATGAGAACTGATGAGAAAGAACAAAAGTTATCCAGAAAGAGGAAAGCATGTTCCTGGCAGGGAAATAAGAAGGGCAATGTTCTGGAAGgggaacagagaaagagagaaagagatgtggCTCATTCaaggaaaagaatgaagttaATTTTCCAGAAGCTAAAACCCAGAGATAGAGAAAGATGAGGTTCTAAGCTGAAGAGGTCAAGGGGGCCATTCAAGTAGACCAGGTCTGAACTTCACCTGCCATGGAAGTAGCTTTAAACAAGAGAGTGACGTTAAAAATGTGTCCCTGACTGACCACATCGTGGGAAACAAAGGTGACAAAGATGCAGTTATGAGAAGCCAGTTAGGAAGTTAGTAGAAATATGGATGAGACATGACAACCCAACCAGAATGGTGAGGACCCTGAGAAAAGTGGGTGGATTCAGGTGGAGATATTAATATGGGTGAGACCTTGATGTGTGACAGGTAGTCTATATAGATAGAGTAAGGGAGAAGGAAGGGTCAGAAAGGCTGAAGGCAGCCTAGGATCCAACCCAGCATTGAAGAAATGGGTAGAGTGGAGAAGGAGCCAGAGAAAGAACAATGAGAAGAAACCTAGGTGAGAAGGGGGTCCTGGAAGCCAAGGAAAGAGTTTCACCTATCCAAGGGGAGCTGGGGGTGGCTCACAGCATTCAGTGATGCTAGTGCAAATGCTAGGAGGTCTGAGGATCTAGTCTGAAAGCCAGGACTTGTTCCTGCAGCAGCCTGATTGCTGGAACCAAGGAATGTGCTAGAGCTAAGAAAATGGAGCCAGCAAATGTAAGCCAGTCGGGGAGAGCCAGAGGGTGAGCAAGCCTGAGAGTTTCAGGCATGAAGAGGATGAGAAGGACCCAGTGAGGCCGGGAGCACAGGGAAATACAATACATAACAGATGGAGGTTCTCAGAAGGAAAGAGGGGACAGGACAGGAACCTCAAGTAAGGAGTAGAAACAGTAAATTGAGATATTGTCAGAGCTTGAAAGAAAAGGGGATAGGAGAGAGGAAGCGCGTGGTCCCAGGAGCTGTCGCGTTGGAAAGCTCTGGGTGTggatatttttcttccctttcctttgctGTTCTTGTCTTTGAAGGGTTTAACGCATGACATGTTCTGAAAAGTAAAACCCAACTGTCAGAGCGGTCCTCGGCCTGGCCTGCTCTTCTATCCCCCGCTAGGTGGCAGCCTTGACTTAAGATGTCTAACTCGCGTCCAGTGTCTATTTTGACTTCACAATTCTCAGGAAGTTTTGAGAGCCCGAGGACCACTGAAATCCAACCTTTCCTTCCTCCATCGTTTTTCCTCTCGGATGTTTTAATTCCAAATTTGAATTTTGgcggggtgggaggaggaggaggaggtcatGCACTCAAGTATCTACTGGGAGCTCACTATAACACTGTCCCATGggctataaaaataaacaaaactcagCAGGAGAAAGAAGCCAGAGAAGGAACCGTGCAggacagggaagggagggaaagttTCCAAAAAGGAGGACATGGAAAATCTGCAGAGAAGCCGACTAAGGAGTGAGAAGAGATGATGGGTTTAGGGGAGCACAACACACCCAAGACCCGGACAAATGCATAGAAACTAAAGCTGCAACTGGCAAAGAGTGGGGACACCCAGAGGTGACAAGACGCCTGTGGGTCCTGGGAAAGCGAAGAGTTGGCATGGGTCCAGGGCCTGTTTGAAGAAAAACTTTAAACAGCTTGAAGACAGAGGAAAGTTCCATCGTGGCgggtgggtggtggggggagCAAGAAGAGGAACACATGAACCCTAGATGGATTTGATCAAAGCTCCAAACTTATATGAGCTGAGAGCTTGAAGGGAAACCGAGAACCCCACCTTAGATCTCGCATACTCCTGGAATGCTTATCTCAGCTGCTTGTaggctgctaaaaaaaaaaaaaaaaaaaatcttttatatatatatatctttattttatttttatgtggtgctgaggatcttacAACTCTAGATTGACTGTGCATCCTGATCACTggattgtttgtttcctattgtaaAATGCCTGCCAATAATTACCAACCTGATTATCTCTTAGGATTATAATGCAATGTGAGAATTACTTTAAGTATTCTTATTTGTTGGTTTTCAagttactgtttttcttttccctagaTGCAAGTGTCCAGCACATTCTCATACTTACTCCCAAGGTAATACATTTTACACTAGCCACAACTTTGGTTTCTGCAGTTGGCATTTATAGTACATCTGGGCTatatataaagacagaaaatcaaggagtgtgtgagagagaaggcTGATAAAAACAACCATTTCTCTATGTAATATATATCTCCAGCTATGGAGAGGAGCTGATTGTATGCTACTAATGATGATATTGGCCTGAATAGATGTTTGATGAtgtttaaatagataaaatatttgtcaGTGCTAAAAATTCACTGATAGGATTTTAAGAATGActacatttgggctggggattaGGCACAGTGGTGGagttgcttgcctagcatacactaGACCCTGGATTGGATCCCTAAcactgaaaattttgaaaatttcgaGTCATCAAACAGAATAAATCAAGATGAAGCCTTGGTAAGGTTGTAAGACATCGCTAAAAGAAGAAGGCTAAAAAATAAGGTGGTTCCTAGAAGGAAAAATCTTAtttatatccatttttaaatgacattctacttcttaaaaattaaaaataatgacaaaagttTTCAGTTCCCACCAATGTCTTAATCCTTACCAAACTCCATTGTCCACAGAGCAGCAGGAAGCTGACCAAAGTTTCAGCGTGTCCTCAGAGTGTCACATGAATCACTGACACAAAAACTGATTTTGCCTCTTGGAAGAAAAGGTCAAATCTAAACAACTGAGGGTGGGATGGGGAGGTTAGAACAGACCATGGCCTTTTTTCCTGCCTGAGGCGTGGCTCACCTTTCAGCCACCAGGCCTTCTAGTACCATGAGGCCCCTGTGAGGCAGAGGCATACTATGCCTCTATGAGGCCTTTGGGAGTTTAAGCAGACTTTGGCTTCAAGCTGTTTGCTCTAATCCTTGGTTTTAACAAAGAATTAATCATTTGCTATTTtagtaataaaatcaataacttggAGAAAAATAATCTCAACAGTTATCTAGGACCCAAATTACTGTTTTACCTGAACTTTAGtaacaggaataataataataataataatttctttaaagtgTATAGggaacaaagaaatttaaattttgataagaGTGTCTTTGCCCTAAAGGAGCCAATATTAAGATTATTATCTGGTTCtggggtctttaaaaaaaaaagtgaaaattattctgtagacttttatttattgaccaggacatataaacaaataaagataaaactcaTTGATGAGGCTTGATGGGACTCTCCTGTTGTTCTAGTATCACAGAAAAATTTGTATTTGCTTTAATGAAAACTTGATGCTAgcaaataaatatcaatttataattttttaattaaatttt includes:
- the Rrs1 gene encoding ribosome biogenesis regulatory protein homolog — protein: MEGQSVEALLAKAEQEEAEKLQRITVHKELELEFDLGNLLASDRNPPTVLRQAGPTPEAELRALARDNTQLLINQLWQLPTERVEEALVARLPEPTTRLPREKPIPRPRPLTRWQQFARLKGIRPKKKTNLVWDEVSGQWRRRWGYKRARDDTKEWLIEVPGSADPLEDQFAKRIQAKKERVAKNELNRLRNLARAHKMQLPSAAGLHPTGHQSKEELGRAMQVAKISTASVGRFQERLPKEKAPQGSGKKRKFQPLFGDFAAEKKNQLELLRVMNSKKPQLDVTRATNKQMREEDQEEAAKRRKMSQKGKRKGNRQGPGGKRKGGPPSQKGKRKGNLGGKMHSGPPGLGGKRKGGQHQGGKRRK